Below is a window of Rhodopseudomonas sp. P2A-2r DNA.
CGATATCGTGCTGCGCAGCGGCGCCCGTCTGTCGGCGGCCGAGATCGTCTTCAACGCAAAGGGAGGGACGTACACGGTCCCGCAGGCCGCCATCACCATCGAGGAGGGCGCGACGATCAGCACCATCGGTCGCGGATCGCCGGGCACCGACACCAGTGTTCCCTACCTCGTCACCTCCGGCACGCTGATCGTGTCCAATGGCGTGATCACGTTGTTGCGGGGCGAAACGCGGGCGAACGACGGCAGCGACGTCAAGATCTCAATCGGCGCCTGCGTCACCGCCGCCTGCAACCGGACCACCACGATCGCCTCCGAAGGCACCATCGGCGTGATGACGACGGGCCCCGTCACAGTCGCCGACAATTTATCCTACGGCACCCGCAATCTCGTGCTGGGACTGTCCGCGATCAATCTTGGCTCCGATGCCAGCATCGCGACCGCCGCCGCCACCGGTCGGATGCCGTTCGGGCTGACCCTCAACCAGGGCGTGCTGGCGCGATTGCTGGCGGGCAACACCGCGATCGGCGCGCCGGCGCTGGAGGCGCTCACGCTCAATGCGCGTGACTCGGTGAACGTGTTCGGCGACGTCGCGCTCGACGCATCGACGCTGGGTCGTCTGGTGCTGACGACGCCGGCAATCTACGGCTACGGCGCGGCCGGCAGCACCGCCACGATCCGTGCCGGCGAATTCGTCTGGACCGGCTCGTCATCGGCGCCGGGCGCGGCGATGGCCGACAGGCTCGGTGACGGCACGCTCAACATCGTCGCGAACCGGGTCGTGTTCGGCTACGGTCCCAACACCCAACCCAGCACCACGATTGTCGACAACCGCATCGCGCTCGGCTTCGCAGCCGTCAACATCGCGGCCACCGAGTCCGTGACCTCGACCAACAAGAGCACGCTCGGTGTCTATGCCCGGCAGGGGGCCTATGACGCGGTGAGCGGCTATCAATACAGCGGCGGCAACCTCACCATCACGACGCCGCTGTTCACCGGCGCGGCCGGCTCGGTCAACACCATCACCGCCGGCGGCGATATCCGTATCGTCGGATCGGGCGGCACAGCCGCTGGTGTCGATGCGCTGGGCGCGACGCTGAAGCTGACCGGCGCCAATGTCTTCGTCGATAGCAGCGTCGTGCTGCCATCGGGACGGCTGGAGCTGACGGCGGCGGGCGATATCGTGCTCGGCGACAATTCGCGGCTCGATCTGTCGGGCCGCGCGGTAAAATTCTTCGACGTCACCAAATATAGCTGGGGCGGCGATCTCGTCATGACCAGCCGCGCCGGCAATATCAGCCAGGCGGCGGGATCGGTGATCGATCTGTCGGCGCGCTACAATCGCGCTGGAGCGGCGACGGTCACCGCGCTCGGCGCAAGCGCCGGCCATGTCGATCTCGCCGGCAGGTTCCGCGGCGGCGCGACCGGCACTTATGATGCTGGCGGTACTTATGCGCCCTATGATGCGGCCGAGCTCGGCGTGTATGCGCAGACGCTCGCCGATTTCGCGGGGCTGAATGCAAGGCTCAATGCCGGCGAGCTGTTCGGCGCGCGTCGCTTCCAGATCAAGCAGGGCAGCCTCGTCGTCGGCAACGAGGTCAAGGCGCGCGATGTGGAGATCACGCTCGACGGCGGCAGCCTCACCGTCAACGGCACCATCGACGCCAGCGGCTATCAGGTCGGCAAGATCCGGCTGGCGGCGATGGGCGATCTGACCATCAACGGCACGCTCGACGCCCACGGCAGCGGCATGCGCTTCGACAGCTATGGCAAGATCATCGAGGCGTCGAACCGCGCCATCATCGACCTGACAACGCGCAAGGGCACGCTGACGCTAGGCGGCAATGCGGCGTTCGACCTGCGCGCCGGCACCAATGTGGAGTCCGGCGCTGGGGCCTATCGCAATGACGGCGTGGCGCGCGGCACGCTGACGCTCAACGCGCCGCGGCTCGGCGGCAGCGGCGGGCAGGGCGGTCTCGATAGCGCGGGTAACGGTGCTAACGATGTCGCCGTCAATGTGATCGGGACTCCGGCAATCCTTGGCGCCAGGACCATCGCGGTCAATGCGTTCCGCATCTATGACGACGCGCCGCTCGCCCTCCTGCCCGACGTCACCGGCTACAAGCCGCAGGAGATCACGCAGGACTATCTCGACGGTATCGTCGATCCCCAGACCCGCCAGATCATCGCCGGCGGCATCGATCCGCATAACACCGCCTTCATCGACGCAGCGCGCCTCAATGCCGCGCTGAGCGCCAGGCTGGCCGGTCTCGACAGCTATCACCTGCGGCCCGGCGTCGATATCGTCAGCAAGGTCAGCGCCGACAATCCGAACGGCGACCTGACGGTGGCCGGCGATCTCGATCTGTCCGGCTATCGCTACGGGCCGAACGCTAACCGCATTGATCCCGCTCTGCGCGGCTTCGGCGAGCCAGGCGCCTTCAACATCCGCGCCATCGGCAATCTCAATATCCGCGGCAGCATCAATGACGGCTTCGCGCCGCCGCCGGCGACGCCCGACGACGTCAAGGGCTGGCGGCTCGAGCAGGGCGTGGTGCCCTATGGCGGCGATCTGGTGCTGCCCACCGCGGTCACGCTCGAAATCGGAACGGAGTTCAAGGCCGGCGTCACGCTCAACTACGACCTTCCGGCCTATTTCGGTACCGCGAGGGCCGGTACGATTTCGCTGCCGGCCGGCACGGTGCTGCCGGTGCGCGCGACCCTGGGCAGTTCGCTCGCTCTGTCGGCGGGCACGGTGGTGCAGGCGACCATCTACAATGCCAACGGCACGGTGGCCTATGCCGCCGGCACGGTGCTGCCGAATGCGGTGACGCTGACCGCCGGCATGCAGCTCGGCGCCGGCACGGTGCTGCGGAGCGCCGTCAGCTTTGCGGCGCTGGTCTGGCCGAAGGGCGTGCCGCTGCCGGTGGACATGACCTCCACCGCACAGATGACGCTCGCAGCCGGGTCGCTGATCCCGGCCCAGACCAACGTCAAGCTCGTCGGCGGCAACGTGGTGGAGCTGCGCGGGACCACCAATGGCAACCAGGGCCGCAACTGGGCGCTGGCGCGGATGCTCGCCGCCGGGGCGAGCTCGTCGGAGCTGACGCTGGTGGCCGGCGCCGATCTCGGCTCGGCCAATGTGCGGGCGCGCAACGCGCTGGGCAAGGGCGACATCGTTCTGGCCGACACCCACTACGTCGCGCGGTACGCCTCGGCTGGCGATGTGCTCAATTTGAACCAGGCGGGAGCGGCGGCGCTTTGCGCGGCAGTCTGTGGCCCCGACTTCCCCTCCTTGACCGTGAACGACCTGATCGGAAAGTCGGAAGCCCAAATCGCGACGCTCTTGGGCGGCTCATGGGCGGAGGTCGTGGCCGCCTACGGGATGCCGGCCAATTTCTGGGATCCTGCGCAGGGCAATATCGAATTGGGCCTGACCGCGCAGGGCGTGGCGACCATCGTGGCGATCAACGGTCTGCCGTCTGGGTATGAGCAGAGCCAACTGGTCAATTTGACCAGGCGCCAAATCGCCACGCTCTACGGCGATCCCAACTACACCTGGGCCGATTTCGGCGTCGCTCCCAATTTCACGGATTATAATCAGAAAAACCTCGGCGCCATCAGCCTGCCGTCAACGACCACGGTGGTCGCGCCGTCGTTCAGCGTGGTCCGCACCGGCACCGGCGACCTGTCGCTGATCGCCGCCGGCAGCATCAAAATGCAGTCGCTTTACGGCGTCTACACCGCCGGTACGGCGACCGCGGTCGATCCGAGCTACACGCTCGACCGCGGAGCTATGGCCGATGGCAAGCTGCTCGGCACCGCCAATGCCGATTACGCGACCGCGGCGCTGGCGTCCTATAAGGCCTGGTACCCGGACCACGGCGGCAACGTCCTGATCGCGGCGGGCGGCGATCTCGTCGGCGACATCTACGGTCAGTCCAACCGGGCAAGCCCATCGAGCGTGCTGACCGGCAACTGGCTGTGGCGTCAGGGCAGCGGCACCGCGGCGGTCAAAGATAAGATTGCGACCTCGTGGTGGATCAATTTCGGCACCTACGTGCCGAATATAAGCGTTGCCAATCCGTCCAAAATCCCCGACCTCGTCGGGTTCACCGGCATCGGCGCGCTGGGTGGCGGCAATGTCGCCATCCGCGTCGGCGGCAATGCCGGCGCGATCACGCAGCGCAGCACCGGGGGCGGCGAGACCAGCGGTGTGGATCAAAGCCAGGGTCTGGTGGTTGCCGTCGGCAGCACCGGCCGCGTCGGCGCCGACGGATCGCTTGCCCTGACCGGCGGCGGCGACATTGACATGCGGATTGCCGGCGCGCTCAATCCCAATCTCGCAATCACCTACTACACGAGCCAGAAGCAGGCCCTTGGCGGCTCGCTGATCAATCTGCGCGGCACAATGAGCGCGACGGCGGCGTCGATCGGCGGCATCAATCTGATCTACGGATTGCGCGACAGCGCCGATACCCGCGGCGCCGAACCCTATGCGGCGACGTGGTCCCAGGCGACATCCGGCATTACGGTGGTGCCCGGCGATTCTGCGGTCTATCTGCAGAGCCGGGGCGATCTCGTGCTCGGCGGCGCCGGCGATCCCGGTCGGTCGGTGACGCCGAGCAATTCCGCCTTCTCGGCCGGCGGCATCAACTATGTCGGCGGCGGCGGAAGCTGGTTCACGCTGTGGACCGAGCACACCGCGATCAACCTGATCTCGGCAGGCGGCAATCTGACGCCCACCACCTCGACGAGCACCGATGGATTGTATAATGGCTCAGCCAATCCAAACAGCGACCAAAACAGCACGGACGGATGGTTCACCTATCCGGCGATCCTGCGGGCGGCGGCGCTCGGCGGCAGCATCTATTACGGACGCGACGCCTTGCCGTTCACAAGCTCCGGCGCCACGGTCACCCTGGCGCCCTCGGCCATCGGCTCGCTGGAGATGCTGGCCTCGGATTCGATCTATGCCGGGCAATACGCGTTCAGCCTGTCCGGCACCGGCACGGCATTGCCGACGCCGTTCAATCCGGCCTTCGTAGGCTACGAAAATGCCGTTGACGGCAACATTAACTTGATCGTGACCAACGCGTCGCCAAACGGCATCCGCGATCAAGGCGGCAATAATCCGATCAACGGGTCGCTGTTCGTGTTCGGCCCCAACGATGCGAAAATCGCGCTCGACCGCGCGAATAATGCGGATCCTGTCCGCTTCTACGCCCGCCAAGGCGACATCGTCGGCCTCGTCACCGGCGAGACGGTGACGTTTCGGAGCGGCACGACCTGGCTCAATGCGTCGGCGCCGGTCGTCGTGCGCGCCGGCCGCGACATCGTCGCTGCCGGCCTTGCGCCCGGTGTGAAGGTGGAAGGAACCGCCATCACCGGGTCTTCGCACGGCAATCTGATCGTGCACGGCGATCCCGACGACGTCTCGATCTTTTCCGCCGGGCGCGACATTCTCTACGCCAATATCGACATCGCCGGCCCCGGTGCGCTCGAAATCTCGGCGGGGCGCAACCTGTACCAGGCCGACAAGGGCGCGATCACCAGTCTCGGAGCCATCGCGGCGGGCGATACACGCCCGGGCGCCAGCATCGCGCTGCTGGCCGGCGTGGGCGCGGCAGGACCGGATTATGCAGCCCTGGCGGCGCTCTATCTCGATCCGGCCCGGCTGGCGGTTGCAGGCGTGCCGCTGGCGGATCAACCCGGCAAGGTCGCCAAGACCTATCAGAAGGAGCTGGCGGCCTGGCTGAAGCAGCGTTACGGCTTTGCCGGCACCGACGCGGACGCGTTGGCCTATTTCGGCACCCTGGCGCCCGAGCGGCAGCGCATCTTCCTGCGTCAGGTCTACTTCGCCGAACTCACCGCCGGCGGTCGTGAATATAACGACAGCACCAGTTCCCGTTACGGCAGCTATCTGCGCGGCCGCAACGCCATTGCCGCGCTGTTCCCAGACCGCGATGCGAATGGACAGCCTGTCGTGCGTGCGGGCGACATCACCATGTATGGCGGCTCCGGCGTTCGCACCCAGAAGGGCGGCGATATCCAGATGCTCTCGCCGGGTGGGCGGTCCATCATCGGCATCGAGGGACAAGTGCCGCCGGCATCGGCGGGGCTGGTCACACTGGGCCAAGGCGATATCCAGCTTTACAGCAAGGGCAGCATCCTGCTCGGTCTGTCGCGCATCATGACCACGTTCGGCGGAAACATCGTCGCCTGGTCTGCTGAAGGCGACATCAATGCCGGGCGCGGCTCCAAGACCACCGTGGTCTACACCCCGCCGAGGCGCGTCTACGACAGCTACGGCAATGTCAGCCTGTCGTCGCAGGTGCCGTCGTCGGGCGCCGGCATCGCGACGCTCAACCCGATCCCGGAGGTGAAAGCCGGCGACGTCGATCTGATCGCACCGCTCGGCACCATCGACGCCGGCGAAGCGGGCATCCGCGTCTCCGGCAATGTTAATCTGGCGGCGCTACAAATTCTGAATGCGGCGAATATCCAGGTGCAGGGCACGTCGTCGGGTATCCCGACCGTGCAGGCGCCGAGTATCAGCGCCGCCCTGTCGACGTCGAATGCGACGGCAGCGACCCAACAGACGGCGACACCGACTCAAGGGAGCGGCAACACTCAGCCCTCGGTGATCATCGTCGAAGTGCTGGGCTATGGCGGCGGCAACGGAGGAGGATCCGAAGAGGAGGGCAGGCAGCAGCAGCCCCGGCGTGACGAGCGAAGCTATAACCCGAGCGGAAATCTGCAGATGGTCGGAAACGGCCGATTGAACGAGCAGCAGCAGAAAGCTCTCACCGAGGCCGAACAGCGCGAGTATGAAAGGCCGTGACCGAATGATCGTCTCGGTGCCGCCCTGAAGTGCTCCCCAAAACTAGGCCAGCCTGAGCTGGAATTTTCCGGGGTTAGGCTCATGCCGGCGGGGGCGCCGATGAGCCATTCAACAGCGATATCGGCGCCTTGTTACCGATCGCGCTATGTGGCCGGACCTCGTTGTAGTCTCTACGCCAATCCTCCATTTTCTGCCGTGCGTCGTCAAGGCTCAGGAACCAGTGCGTGTTCAGGCATTCGCTTCTGAACTTGCCGTTGAAGGATTCGATGAAGCTGTTGTCCGTCGGTTTGCCTGGCCGCGAGAAGTCCAGCACGACGCCCTTCTGGTAAGCCCAGATATCGAGATCGCGGGAGATGAACTCTGATCCCTGGTCGACACGGATGGTCTTGGGGTAGCCAACGGTCTTGCAGATGCGTTCCAGCGTCAGCACAACGTCCTCGCCGCGATAACTGAAACGCGGATCGACGGCGGGCGAAAAACGACTGAATGTATCGACGATCGTCAGCACGCGGATCTTGCG
It encodes the following:
- a CDS encoding filamentous haemagglutinin family protein, with product MLGGTQMIGAALQTPGNITVTAAQIYPASRATGSITTGYPGIGSITAGYTGIEARLLVGSVLNILRYGDTDPDVPYSAFGLLTLAADTINQGGVVRAPFGRIVLGSLSSGSVPQADTIHLLPGSITSVSGVGLVMPYGGTVDGTSYAYNGATVAVASPTVTLNGLHIDADAGSLIDLSGGGQLTGAGFVSGRGGSVNILTTPLVNANPGFSYSAKGNQVYAIVPSSSAAYAPVVQEAGFGLPSVGRQITIPDGVPGLAAGTYTLMPATYALLPGAYRVELGSSVSPAVTGVAATGSGSYIVNAYLGVANTAIRASLPNRVIITAADKVRTHSSYNETSYDAYVLANAALNSVARGWITADAGGLTMQLAKARGADDRMQLLFDGALRIRAKAGSNGYSGAVGITGISEILATGQGATVGMVAASISADEISKLDAPRLILNGGYFGDIVLRSGARLSAAEIVFNAKGGTYTVPQAAITIEEGATISTIGRGSPGTDTSVPYLVTSGTLIVSNGVITLLRGETRANDGSDVKISIGACVTAACNRTTTIASEGTIGVMTTGPVTVADNLSYGTRNLVLGLSAINLGSDASIATAAATGRMPFGLTLNQGVLARLLAGNTAIGAPALEALTLNARDSVNVFGDVALDASTLGRLVLTTPAIYGYGAAGSTATIRAGEFVWTGSSSAPGAAMADRLGDGTLNIVANRVVFGYGPNTQPSTTIVDNRIALGFAAVNIAATESVTSTNKSTLGVYARQGAYDAVSGYQYSGGNLTITTPLFTGAAGSVNTITAGGDIRIVGSGGTAAGVDALGATLKLTGANVFVDSSVVLPSGRLELTAAGDIVLGDNSRLDLSGRAVKFFDVTKYSWGGDLVMTSRAGNISQAAGSVIDLSARYNRAGAATVTALGASAGHVDLAGRFRGGATGTYDAGGTYAPYDAAELGVYAQTLADFAGLNARLNAGELFGARRFQIKQGSLVVGNEVKARDVEITLDGGSLTVNGTIDASGYQVGKIRLAAMGDLTINGTLDAHGSGMRFDSYGKIIEASNRAIIDLTTRKGTLTLGGNAAFDLRAGTNVESGAGAYRNDGVARGTLTLNAPRLGGSGGQGGLDSAGNGANDVAVNVIGTPAILGARTIAVNAFRIYDDAPLALLPDVTGYKPQEITQDYLDGIVDPQTRQIIAGGIDPHNTAFIDAARLNAALSARLAGLDSYHLRPGVDIVSKVSADNPNGDLTVAGDLDLSGYRYGPNANRIDPALRGFGEPGAFNIRAIGNLNIRGSINDGFAPPPATPDDVKGWRLEQGVVPYGGDLVLPTAVTLEIGTEFKAGVTLNYDLPAYFGTARAGTISLPAGTVLPVRATLGSSLALSAGTVVQATIYNANGTVAYAAGTVLPNAVTLTAGMQLGAGTVLRSAVSFAALVWPKGVPLPVDMTSTAQMTLAAGSLIPAQTNVKLVGGNVVELRGTTNGNQGRNWALARMLAAGASSSELTLVAGADLGSANVRARNALGKGDIVLADTHYVARYASAGDVLNLNQAGAAALCAAVCGPDFPSLTVNDLIGKSEAQIATLLGGSWAEVVAAYGMPANFWDPAQGNIELGLTAQGVATIVAINGLPSGYEQSQLVNLTRRQIATLYGDPNYTWADFGVAPNFTDYNQKNLGAISLPSTTTVVAPSFSVVRTGTGDLSLIAAGSIKMQSLYGVYTAGTATAVDPSYTLDRGAMADGKLLGTANADYATAALASYKAWYPDHGGNVLIAAGGDLVGDIYGQSNRASPSSVLTGNWLWRQGSGTAAVKDKIATSWWINFGTYVPNISVANPSKIPDLVGFTGIGALGGGNVAIRVGGNAGAITQRSTGGGETSGVDQSQGLVVAVGSTGRVGADGSLALTGGGDIDMRIAGALNPNLAITYYTSQKQALGGSLINLRGTMSATAASIGGINLIYGLRDSADTRGAEPYAATWSQATSGITVVPGDSAVYLQSRGDLVLGGAGDPGRSVTPSNSAFSAGGINYVGGGGSWFTLWTEHTAINLISAGGNLTPTTSTSTDGLYNGSANPNSDQNSTDGWFTYPAILRAAALGGSIYYGRDALPFTSSGATVTLAPSAIGSLEMLASDSIYAGQYAFSLSGTGTALPTPFNPAFVGYENAVDGNINLIVTNASPNGIRDQGGNNPINGSLFVFGPNDAKIALDRANNADPVRFYARQGDIVGLVTGETVTFRSGTTWLNASAPVVVRAGRDIVAAGLAPGVKVEGTAITGSSHGNLIVHGDPDDVSIFSAGRDILYANIDIAGPGALEISAGRNLYQADKGAITSLGAIAAGDTRPGASIALLAGVGAAGPDYAALAALYLDPARLAVAGVPLADQPGKVAKTYQKELAAWLKQRYGFAGTDADALAYFGTLAPERQRIFLRQVYFAELTAGGREYNDSTSSRYGSYLRGRNAIAALFPDRDANGQPVVRAGDITMYGGSGVRTQKGGDIQMLSPGGRSIIGIEGQVPPASAGLVTLGQGDIQLYSKGSILLGLSRIMTTFGGNIVAWSAEGDINAGRGSKTTVVYTPPRRVYDSYGNVSLSSQVPSSGAGIATLNPIPEVKAGDVDLIAPLGTIDAGEAGIRVSGNVNLAALQILNAANIQVQGTSSGIPTVQAPSISAALSTSNATAATQQTATPTQGSGNTQPSVIIVEVLGYGGGNGGGSEEEGRQQQPRRDERSYNPSGNLQMVGNGRLNEQQQKALTEAEQREYERP